The Sylvia atricapilla isolate bSylAtr1 chromosome 5, bSylAtr1.pri, whole genome shotgun sequence genome includes a window with the following:
- the SMIM30 gene encoding small integral membrane protein 30: MPSTENASKLFLVLVSLLLVLPVVEALDAGDTIAFLLGLAVSVVGFCACLGLYARRRNGQQ; encoded by the coding sequence ATGCCTTCAACCGAGAATGCCTCAAAACTTTTCCTAGTCCTCgtgtcactgctgctggtgtTGCCAGTAGTTGAAGCCCTGGATGCAGGAGATACCATTGCCTTCCTCCTGGGCCTCGCTGTCAGTGTCGTCGGATTCTGCGCCTGCCTTGGCTTGTATGCAAGGAGAAGGAATGGGCAGCAGTGA